The Biomphalaria glabrata chromosome 13, xgBioGlab47.1, whole genome shotgun sequence sequence TTTAAATAAacctttaaaatacttttatccATAAGgttttattatgattattatagCTTCTCTGCCATGCTCATATAGAATGCTCTTTGGGGTTATGacttttaagatttaaaaaaataataccttcCATGGTGTTACATTTGATGAACTTTTGCTTGTGCAgtagtttttgtgtgtgtgtgtgttttacccTTTGGTCATACAAAAGCATCCAACAAACTTACCAGATTCATCAACAATCTAAATGCAAGAATAAAGTGGTTGTACTGAAGAAAAGAGCAGCATAGATTTCCATGTCGCAGAATAGTTTTCCCATATGAAAAAACATATGAAACACCAGCAGTAAGCAAGTGTTACAATTGTCATTGTCAATAAGGCAAACAAAAGTTCTTCAAAACTTAAGTGAAGCATAATAAGATTTGCCTTTGACATTACTATTGGGAATTAGCTGTCAGGGAATCAAGAGTACATGCAGATAAAATCAAGGCTGAATAGATCTCTTAAGAGGAATTATGCTTGAATTTACCCAGAgaattgacaataaaaaaatatctagtgTCTGATAAGAACTCTCACTTTTGGCATTTGGGTTGTGACTGTGGATCATATTtgaaaatataggcctatgatATGAGAATATTTTCACCTAACTGCAAGCCCTATTGATGAATATAATATGATGCTTAAAGGAATGTCAAAATCATTATTCTTAACACAACAGCAGTCAATACAGGGTCACATAAATGGTATTGTTGCTAGTCTGCAGATACAGTTTAGATAGGCCTTTGAGTACATGTTGTCAACACCACATTTGGAAGTCttgtctaaatctaaaaaattgGACAAAAAGATTTCAATTAGTGAGAACAATCAATCTGGACGACGACTTATCAGTGTCTTTTAGTCAGAAACATtcaagaataaatttaaaactttatttgaaaaaataaatgttcattaattaaattgtgtttttttttttaacaagtttaaaaaaaaatttttatcgCATAGAAAGTAATTAggacaatataaatatatttttgaaatataatttttaagtcttttttttatttcacagacAATAATATACAAGAAGTTACTGGATTAGAAGCAGGGAAGTTGTCTAGGTTGCACACACTTGAGCTGAGAAACAATAAACTTAAAAGCTTGGAAGGGATCAATTTgcccaatttaaaaaatttgtttgtgGTAAGAAGTATATTAAGCTATATCATTAACATCTTATAtttatagtgtaaaaaaaaattggtcacagtatatagatcaagatctaggcTTGATTACAAAGATTCCAGATTAGCTTTATAATAAGAGGCCTATTTTTCAAGAAAACTAAAGATtatatgcgtttttttttttcagaattatatataataataaatgtttttatttattcaaaattattgttttttttttcatttctagaaaaaaatacaCTACACTAATTAGctaaaaaatttgttttcatcaataaaaatagaaagaatgATATCTTTTTTTGCTCATATATGCTTAGTTGGCTAAAAGGAAATTCAGTTGTACTCTATTAAAAGAAAGATGTTAAATGATCAAGTAAACTATGTGAGTTTAGAACATTATCACGTCTTCAGAAAGTGAACAAAACTACTTGATTAGTATCATCATCTTCTATAGTTGTATTGCTTTGCCCAAGACCAAATGTCATAGTAGGCTTAAACACTGACCTGTTACCTCTGGTCAGTAAAGACTaatagcttgttgccatgtCACAGGTCTGACGTAGGGACATGTGACATGACAGAGCTATTGGTCTCAACAGTGACCACATCACAGGTCAGTATTCAGGCCTAATATTATAATGGCAGTTGCTTTGCCTCTATTCTCATATTCATTACATTGGCTAcatgttttaataaaatgtcAAGATATGAACCATATATGTTTGTGTCTACATGatgaattttattattttaatattaagttactttttgtttcaaacattcCCTTAGTTTATCTGGTGGCTTTTCTGAACTTTTTGGTTTGGTTTCTTCATTGCCCCTTTTCAATGGAGGTCAATAATTGATTATTGCGgtgtcctctttttttttcctttctactGCTCTAGAACCAAGTCCACATTAACTGTTCATATTCCTGCAAattgaaaatatgtttttttcttcctcaTTTGTTTTATCACATCAATCATTGTTAGTATGCTACAACATTATAATGATGCTTTGTATACTGATCTGTTAATTATGCTTATTAGGGACTAACTGTAAACATTGTTAATTTGTACCTAATTGGAAATTGGTTGCAGGCATCAaatcttttaaagaaaattgaagGGATGTCTCGACTTCCTGGTCTGAACACAATTCATCTCAGAGAAAATCAAATAGAATCCCTGGAAGGGTTTTCTGAATTGCAAATGAATTTGCAATATATAAACTTAAGGTGAAAGcttttccacattttttttctatgcccATACTGCAAAATTAGTTTGATGTAGTCACCCTTTTTTCATTAGGATTGCTAAAAAATTcagcaaattttaaaataacagcttatcaaaatcttttgtttatagatacattttattttgtgttatggTAATTGGATAAAGGATTTGGTATTAAATGAATATTTCTGAAAACACATAAGTTGTTTGATTATAATATTCTAAAACTTagtgttttctttaaaacaaaaaggggAAATGCCATCCCTAATGTCAGAGAGGTGACCAAATTAAAAGTACTTCCAATGCTTAGAGCGGTGGTTTTGTCTGgtaagtttttttaatttttggtttaagTAGCTTATGTACAAAATGATTTGTAATataaagtatttctttaaaaaaaataattaaaaaggcTGTAAATAGAATACAGAACTAAGAGAAGTGACAGTTGTGCTGTACAGTATCTAAAGCATTCAACCAGCTTAAGTAATATTCTTATTTGGCCTTTGTGGATGGTAAGTTACAGACCTGACTCAGTTCTAATAAATATCTCACAATTGTTTGGTAAAAGTAAAGTCCTTAGTCATGATGCTTGTGACATGACAATACTTGGTAAAAATGATTGTTCtggagttttaaaatatttaacaaagtgGAAATAATATTTTCCTCATGAAAAATCCTACATACAATcataatattatatagatatgtatatatgtgtgaaaatatatgttttattaGATAACCCATAAAGCCAGTATTAAGATTATAATGCCctaatttgaaatattgttttattagaGAACCCTTGTGCAGAGGAAGATGATTACAGGCTGGAGACTTTAATAGCAATAAGAACATTGGAAAGATTAGATAAAGATGAATACAGTCCAGAAGAACGATCAGAAGCAGAGGAAATTGCAGAGAAGAGGCGTGCTGAAGAAGAGGAAAAAGCTGTAAGCACTTCAATCTTTGATAAATATCTTAATTTGATCTCAGCTTATTCATCAAATAccaagtctctaattaacaaaaCATGCAGGACTAGATGAACAGAATGGATATGTGTagaacataattatcttctcttttgaagaatgtctataatttataagatcaGATTTAGTTGCATTTGTAAGCAATTAAATCTTTATAAATATTCTAATTCTATCTCAGCTTACTATAACTTTAGaactgtttttttaaacaagttgatgaaaatttactaaaaaataattcaaaatctttttcttacaaaatgtacaagtttttttttactataaaatcTGCATGAAGTTGTAAGCAGGAGATATACAAGTTATATGAAGACCCCTCTTTAGTGGTGAGAATAAAAAGATCGGGTTTGTGTTGGGCAGGTCATCTCATGTCagaaaacagagaaaaaaaagtatgttagcaAAACCCAAAAGGCAGGTGCTCCAAAGACTGAACATGAATACAAGGGCTTGATAATGTAGAGGCAGATTTATGACAGCTTAGAGTTTGGGCATAGAGATGAAAAGCACAAGAGGGATCTAAATGAAAAGATGTATTGAAGCAGGCCTGGGCCCTCCATGGGCTATAGTGCCACTgagatggatgaatgaatggtaaaagatacagtttagtaagtAATCATCAGCCTCAGAATCAGTGGAGCTTTTGTATTTTGGAAAGAGTTAATTTGTCTCCATTTAGTCATTTGGTGCACCATttgtaaagaaattttaaaCTGTACACCGTCagactttttataattttaaaatgtaatttaaattaaaattgtgtCAAGATTCTGgaaaattttatttcagtttggtcttttgtgtaaatataatttaaattcaaTTGGACATAATTAGTAACTATCAAAGTTCTTTGTGGACAGATTTTGGAAGCACAAATTATGGAGGAAATTGAGCTGACAGAGAAGACACTTAGGGAAGATTTTGAGAATGCTGAAGATAATTTTTATGCTGAGGTTTACAACTTAAGTTTTAGATCattaatttgaatttttattttaccaaaATTTcgttaaaaattttgtttgattattttaaaaacattttcagtttcatttttgtatgtaaaaaaatattaattaaaattgacattttgttaCAAATACACACTAACaggaacacaaaaaataaaaaatatttttgacagaAAAACTAATCTTgacaaaaacacatacacaattttcttctctttctttgttaattttttttttgtgtgtttctattttataatttaaactttattactttaaaagtTAAAGAAAACTAAACTGGTCATTTTTATAGTTAATAGTAATTTGAAGAATGCAagcaaaaaaaagaaatgtctgttaacttaaaaacatatattaaaaaaatacactatcACCTAGCTATACTGTAAATCGATTATAGATTCAATATTGGATAAGTGCATTAGCATTACCTTTTGTTTACCTACAATTACTTCATGCATTTCAATTTTCAcctcaaaaagaaacaaacacaaTCCATtgcaaataataatttttttttctttcatttttatgaCTTTTAAATATACCTCTAAAGcatgggttctcaacctgttggTTGTTATCTTTTTGGGGGTCGAATAACCATTTGCCAGagttgcctaagaccatcggaaaattggggggtggggggcaaTTTTTTATCagaagttttttgtttgtttcttatttGTTGTAAAAAAGCATATTTGTACCATAGTTGATATAAATTTACAATGGTGGAGATTATCATGGGATATTACTCATATAGCATTATTACcaaacaaattatgaaacgaTTGTCaagtttcaatgaaaaaaaaaataattaaaaagtggAGGTGACTAATATAAACAGACATACTGCAAGACGATGCAGAGGGCACTTTTAGTGAATGTAACATCCTTGTTTGAAagcagacgttttttttttattggttcttctttgtttttcaaCTACCGGGTACTTCACTTTCTTTTCCagttttatatttgaaattttCTTGTGTAGAGAGTCCACATGTATTTTGTTATCTCCATTCTCTTTGTGTTTTTACTTTTAGGGAGAAGAAACTGAACATTTTGAAAGTACTCTTGGTGAGAACCCTGCAGCCCCAGAATTTTAATGATTGATGTTTCCCAATGTCAATGTACAGTACCTGTGGTCAACTCAATCTGCTTGGACTATGAGGATTTGTCTAAGTGAAATTTAGTATGTGATGCTAATAGTGGTgacattgttattttgtttctacttataaatttaaaaaaatgttactaaGTAAGGCTTTATATTGCatgtaaatattattaaatctatatttaaatgaGGACATTAAAAAGAATTAATAATTTGTTGAAGCTGAGTTTTGAATaatgctattttttaaaataattcaatcaagtatattattttttttttggtatgtaCCAATAATACACACAGACAAATAAGAcgtcttcaattctgaagattaaagatgagtgcagtatttcatgttACCATGcaaacctgcatattttgccacacctgGTGCAGACAAAGCTAGTGTTTGccgggggtctatttaagttatCTTTTTATCTGCAAGGGCTTTTTTTTGGGTCTCGTGTGTgctctccatctgtctctcaGATATCATCTGCTACAAGCTGCTATCCTCTATGCCACACAAATAATACTAGGCTTAATACCAACATAGAGGCGTGGTAGCAGAGTGGTTGAGCGCTTGGtttctgattttttaatttcgggatttttgggtGCTTTTGAGttcaccaagctctaatgggcatCTGACAttagtaaaggcagttggttgttgtactggccacatggcctttacattatctgccttatagatcgcaaggtctaaaaggggaacttacttccaaacctggggtcatgggttcaaatctcggtgaagactgggatcttaATTTAGGGATTTTCAGGgtgccctgagtccacccaactctgatggtCACCTGGAACCACAACTGGCCACAAAACACCCTGTTCATTAACTGTtgaacagagaaacagatgacaacatcacctgccctataaatagcaatgtctgaaaggggaactttttttttttaaattaatactaacatcaattaaacaaaagaaaagtatGTTCTTCATGTTCCTCTAAAAGATAAATTAGGTTGAGTCTTCAGTTGAATTACAAGTTTAAAATTAAGCAACAAAGTTAAAATGAGCAACATAACATTTAATTATAAACATGATAAACAGAAAATGTAGAGGTAACAATTGCCATATTAACTAACATCTTTACACAAAACACTAATATTTACAGACATTTTTAGTGCTATTCTAACACTGCAGAGAAATTTTTCATTTGTTCTACATGTTTCGGAGGTTACTTCAGAACtaaagattattatatcctAGTTCTAACCTCTGGCAGGTTTGCAGaagatggcagcaggcagggtttgaacccaggactatTAATATGACAGCCCAGAGCACCTACCACAAGACCAGGAAGCCATCATTTGTGACATAATCACCAATCAACTGTGTAGGATTGgcattaaaatgaaataaatactaatGCTCATATTTAACTTAAGCAGTGAAGAATCAGTCCGCAACTTTCTATAATATAATGAACAATAAATAGTAGTAAAATGATTATAAGTTAACAACAATGACTGAAACTGCCATATAATCTGTTCCACTCAGTATAGAGTTCTAGATCCTTGCTAGAAACACTGGCTCGTACTTGAGAAAAAGCATCTTCAAAATCTTTGAACATTATTGGTCGCacctgaataaaaaataaaggtaacaagaaaaataaaaaaaaataccttttttttaaagtgtaattgcatcaattagtttggatcagctatgtaatgatatttttaatagatctagactaacaataataattctgtgctattagaaatagttttcaaattgtttttgcttagtgtaatttcatgcttttaactttctcaatgtgctatgatcctatcacttgtctggaccagttgggaaaatgggatgggggaagaaagaagggggtatctgggatagcttttaaaatgtatttaataaaaaaaaaacattgtacaGCTTGATTTCAAGCTTGAGggttcaagccaatacacttaccactgtgccagcaaagtgcttatgaaaataaaaggttccacagctatctattgttagttttaaatgttgaagtgatgacctaattctctacacaaaatataaaggggactaatttgaCTTATACCACGTACAATGGGGtatgttggactagtccgttttgtttctttgattaaaaagttgaatcacaaattgggccggaagttgcttttttccttatatatctttgcatttttcagttctctttttaaattaaactgacattatgtgctataattttaagtgtgcctgatagagaaaaaaattatgcacaaaaatacgggtagttgggatataacccgatagaggctataaaaatataAGACCTGAAACTGGCgtgtgaaactacacatttacagtactttatttgatgagtattttacccaagatctgtgttatttttttaggactagcttatttcaagtacccagcattttccgatacacaatttcatacacaaaataattgttgaaaaatttttttagtgattttaaacattaaatgattacttaaaaaggtgttactctaatcaattttgaataacagtttgttatgaatgtcactgtttattttgtgtctgttctagtttcttaaatttttcttgagtaaaagGGTcgttttttctcctaatgggtatacctgatttctccaagcagcctttgtaaaatattggtcctaaataatgctatgtttataaacgaaaaatcgcatggttgcattatgatgaatgtatgtgatagttcaatatattttatattactaggtaactataaataactgcataaatagacgtaagtttcatttttttttctgttagacaaagacatatggcaaatttttgtttatatcctgattctaaaaaggaataataatataattttacagTAAatataatcactaagttttaaaaaaaatagttttgaaagtctaactgataagattacaaagagagtttgtattTTTGCAAACGTACaaaagctacactatgagtcagtccatctcttctaattgtttagacataagtgtaaaaatgtaggctttgatatttttagcctgaatttaagaagttacaaacttcaaacaactaatatattgcctcttccataaaactttgtatttaaaaaataaatttatccaatgctcgagatccgcttgtatacttaggccctatataaatcgatccggtatcaatgtattaagtagcaataaccccgcaaaaaaaaaaattaaatgaaagaagattgagatatacatatatttttgtgacggtaagcaccggtacggggtaccggcacctttttcaatgtcgggaaaaattattacttttcttgtaattcaacgttaattgttaatttattagtagttgaaagttaggcaatctatcactgagtaccggcacctattttttttttttacaaaaaaaaaagcactttatatactttcagccgacatgccgttatattaaaaacacctctatgaACTCTATGTGAaattctcaatcatctagagtcttagacagtcattattttagactagatttaagtagagtatagacctagatctagtaggcctatactattactataaaaaaattaaaataatcagTCCTTAGACATCAtttgcaattttattattaggtctaggcattgaaaagtaaatctattaataaactataatagatctaagtctaagtactaacttattaaataagtcattaaaagtagaagtat is a genomic window containing:
- the LOC106072910 gene encoding leucine-rich repeat-containing protein 23-like isoform X1; amino-acid sequence: MSDDETEQIIGNEEEDGIEIDRDKDEGAEDIQGDEEDHVEEEKIQPNPLSQELIADSLSLLCKTGDGLSHAYAQLDIHERELTNIDILKSFIHLRYVDISKNMLKDISALNYLTQLLTLKAEENLLTSAKLDEMPYLQVANFSHNKITTTEGINHPMLEHINLNHNNIQEVTGLEAGKLSRLHTLELRNNKLKSLEGINLPNLKNLFVASNLLKKIEGMSRLPGLNTIHLRENQIESLEGFSELQMNLQYINLRGNAIPNVREVTKLKVLPMLRAVVLSENPCAEEDDYRLETLIAIRTLERLDKDEYSPEERSEAEEIAEKRRAEEEEKAILEAQIMEEIELTEKTLREDFENAEDNFYAEGEETEHFESTLGENPAAPEF
- the LOC106072910 gene encoding leucine-rich repeat-containing protein 23-like isoform X2; the protein is MSDDETEQIIGNEEEDGIEIDRDKDEGAEDIQGDEEDHVEEEKIQPNPLSQELIADSLSLLCKTGDGLSHAYAQLDIHERELTNIDILKSFIHLRYVDISKNMLKDISALNYLTQLLTLKAEENLLTSAKLDEMPYLQVANFSHNKITTTEGINHPMLEHINLNHNNIQEVTGLEAGKLSRLHTLELRNNKLKSLEGINLPNLKNLFVASNLLKKIEGMSRLPGLNTIHLRENQIESLEGFSELQMNLQYINLRGNAIPNVREVTKLKVLPMLRAVVLSENPCAEEDDYRLETLIAIRTLERLDKDEYSPEERSEAEEIAEKRRAEEEEKAGEETEHFESTLGENPAAPEF